From Salvia splendens isolate huo1 chromosome 16, SspV2, whole genome shotgun sequence, a single genomic window includes:
- the LOC121772568 gene encoding ubiquitin-conjugating enzyme E2 32-like, whose translation MTEDKYNLKNPAVKRILQEVKEMQSNPSDDFMSLPLEENIFEWQFAIRGPADSEFEGGIYHGRIQLPAEYPLKPPSFMLLTPNGRFETQTKICLSISNHHPEHWQPSWSVRTALVAMIAFMPTSPNGALGSLDYTKEERRALAIKSRNAAPKFGSAERQSLINEIHEYMLSKALPVPKDTLVKTGNEENEGQQTPNQDTKGATETETQPAEVDEIVQEPNGVPSNVHVAAEASNSVPANEQQLLQKSETRVPKQADDRLLTWAALGLTIAIVALLLKKFMKADGHGAVFLNHS comes from the exons ATGACGGAAGATAAGTACAATCTGAAGAATCCGGCGGTGAAGAGGATTCTGCAGGAGGTCAAAGAGATGCAATCCAATCCTTCTGATGATTTTATGAGCCTGCCTCTCGAG GAAAATATATTTGAATGGCAGTTTGCGATTAGGGGTCCGGCAGATTCGGAGTTTGAGGGAGGAATATATCATGGAAGAATTCAGCTGCCTGCTGAATATCCTCTGAAGCCACCTTCATTCATGCTGCTGACG CCGAACGGTCGGTTTGAGACCCAAACCAAGATATGCTTGAGCATTTCAAATCATCACCCTGAACACTGGCAACCTTCTTGGAGCG TTCGAACTGCTTTGGTGGCAATGATTGCATTCATGCCTACTAGCCCGAACGGTGCACTAGGATCATTGGATTACACAAAAGAGGAGAGGCGAGCTCTCGCAATCAAATCTCGTAATGCAGCTCCAAAATTTGGATCTGCCGAGCGCCAAAGTTTGATTAATGAG ATTCATGAATACATGCTTAGCAAAGCATTGCCCGTGCCCAAAGACACGTTAGTCAAGACTGGCAATGAAGAGAATGAGGGTCAGCAAACTCCTAACCAAGACACCAAGGGTGCTACTGAAACCGAAACTCAACCAGCTGAAGTTGATGAGATAGTTCAAGAACCTAATGGGGTTCCTTCAAATGTGCACGTTGCTGCTGAGGCATCAAACTCAGTTCCTGCAAACGAGCAGCAGCTGTTGCAGAAATCAGAGACGAGAGTCCCCAAGCAGGCCGATGATCGCCTACTCACATGGGCAGCGCTGGGGCTTACAATAGCTATAGTTGCCCTTTTGTTGAAGAAGTTCATGAAAGCTGATGGGCATGGTGCTGTGTTTTTGAATCATTCGTAG
- the LOC121772639 gene encoding universal stress protein PHOS34-like → MADCRRIGVAVDFSPCSKKALKWAVDNVARSGDHLILISVSPEGNYEEGEMQLWEATGSPLIPLSEFSEPHLMKKYGVSPDAETLDIVSTAARQHGIIVVLKIYWGDAREKLVEAVDNIPLDSILIGNRGLGKLKRIIMGSVSNFVVNNASCPVTVVKSHD, encoded by the exons atggcaGATTGCAGAAGAATTGGGGTGGCCGTGGACTTCTCACCGTGCAGCAAGAAAGCATTGAAGTGGGCCGTTGATAACGTTGCCCGGAGCGGCGATCACCTCATTCTCATCTCCGTCAGCCCCGAAGGCAACTATGAGGAAGGCGAGATGCAGCTCTGGGAGGCCACTGGCTCTC CTTTGATTCCATTGAGCGAGTTCTCAGAGCCCcatctcatgaagaaatacggtgttaGCCCGGATGCTGAAACGTTGGATATCGTCTCTACTGCTGCAAGACAGCATGGG ATCATCGTGGTCTTGAAAATCTACTGGGGAGATGCTCGTGAGAAGCTCGTTGAGGCCGTTGATAACATTCCACTTGACTCCATTCTTATTGGGAACCGAGGCCTTGGCAAGCTCAAAAG GATTATCATGGGCAGCGTTAGCAACTTTGTCGTGAACAACGCTTCTTGTCCAGTAACTGTCGTGAAGAGCCATGACTAG